A section of the Carya illinoinensis cultivar Pawnee chromosome 12, C.illinoinensisPawnee_v1, whole genome shotgun sequence genome encodes:
- the LOC122290232 gene encoding germin-like protein subfamily T member 1 produces MKIASSSHVHMLSYLVVLLLLPLLSFSADPDPLQDFCVADQSASSISVNGFPCKPASEVTSDDFFFDGLSKVGDTSNIFGSNVTGGNVLTFPALNTLGISMNRVDFAPGGVNPPHSHPRATESGVVIEGKLLVGFVTTGNVYHSKVLTAGQMFVIPRGLVHFQKNVGVGKALVIAAFNSQLPGAVVLPFTLFASTPSIPDDVLTRAFQVEEKVVESIKSKFSS; encoded by the coding sequence ATGAAGATTGCATCAAGTTCGCACGTCCACATGCTGTCATACCTCGTCGTGTTGTTGCTTCTCCCCTTGCTTTCCTTCTCAGCCGACCCCGATCCATTACAGGATTTCTGTGTGGCGGATCAAAGTGCCAGCTCTATATCAGTTAATGGCTTCCCTTGCAAACCTGCCTCAGAAGTAACTTCAGATGATTTCTTTTTTGACGGTTTGAGCAAAGTAGGTGACACATCAAACATCTTTGGCTCAAACGTCACTGGAGGTAATGTCCTTACTTTTCCTGCACTCAACACGCTCGGGATTTCAATGAACAGAGTGGACTTTGCTCCGGGAGGAGTTAATCCGCCCCACTCTCACCCTCGTGCAACCGAGAGCGGTGTGGTCATCGAAGGGAAGCTGCTTGTGGGGTTTGTGACAACTGGGAATGTGTATCACTCTAAAGTCTTGACTGCTGGGCAGATGTTTGTCATTCCTAGAGGACTTGTACACTTCCAAAAGAATGTTGGAGTAGGGAAGGCCCTTGTCATCGCTGCGTTCAACAGTCAGTTACCAGGGGCTGTGGTCCTTCCCTTTACTCTCTTTGCTTCAACACCCTCGATTCCAGATGATGTCCTAACTAGGGCCTTCCAAGTAGAAGAAAAGGTTGTCGAATCTATAAAGTCGAAGTTTAGTTCTTGA